In a genomic window of Deltaproteobacteria bacterium:
- a CDS encoding HEAT repeat domain-containing protein — protein MSKKDVYMRPDLSGSDFVFGLFSRWMKDPLSAPAEAQGSAREILRAADRPSRFLASLAAPADLAPAMPRPPTVLIRYPLPLHLPDPLDRAVRILLDALGRAHEWLTPLTENLHPGEAALLEKYLYPSGVPGMVEDQDSEDLFRIEEARQALAAAEKTDRKAILRAGLVLAEALERAADLLQREGALLADFPSLSFMTPIGRVVIGGTGPDIHEGEAALVLDLGGDDLYRGPVASGRDGKCSLVLDLRGNDSYIGGDLSQGAGLRGIGILWDMGGDDLYSAGRCSQGAGIFGIGLLLDGGGSDTYLGESFTQAASLWGWGGLADLGGEDVYLCRKAGQAYAEVLGVSCLADLSGNDRYLAGRKTPDRREPGMNQSMAQGFAVGMRNLTGGGFALLADATGNDHYQCQYFGQGASYWMGVGVLYDERGKDTYVARRYAQGAGIHYSLGMLLDADGDDHTVSWAVSQGCGHDCGVGLLINESGQDTYFSDWLCLGASEANGIGLFVDNGGDDGYDNKSGMGVGHLTKSRRSGGLGIFLDAGGKDRYSSPGGNGRTWGSTPWGVGIDGEQRVSSSPHLALPESPPKKPEPARLEKEEEKARLLKQMDRAQQAPLPEKVQRLLAVASHWGHERELPVEAKEELLELPGRESSPVMVNLLDTPDVLSLLFMDRFFMVHAFQSLSFLRKKLESAGPLLASRILFQLGRLRDSKDVASCLSFLDHPSWKVRAQAIRALGQTLEKKRLRDLLPMREAFIKARTCKSPKPIDTYLLKKGNPAKALSVLARAVPLDYRTYKRFEKGPVTGEGKKYYRDCAGLLFRHSERVISTLESWIESIENSDPIGKRIAHYLGDPDPAIRKAAVYALGQMEYSPALPGIIHTLYDTDRWVRDAAVLSLARFGDSAVDLLASALKKSSRPSSRILLLRALGRIKGPRVEEAIRPYLEDPHPGVRRAAESALDKQGRQ, from the coding sequence TCTCCAGGTGGATGAAAGACCCCCTTTCCGCCCCTGCCGAGGCCCAAGGTTCGGCCCGGGAAATTCTCCGGGCCGCGGACCGACCCAGCCGATTCCTGGCCTCCCTTGCGGCACCCGCTGATCTTGCGCCTGCCATGCCCCGGCCTCCAACAGTGCTCATCCGCTATCCCCTTCCACTCCACCTCCCGGATCCCCTGGACCGGGCTGTCCGCATTCTCCTGGATGCCCTTGGACGGGCCCACGAATGGCTGACTCCCCTGACGGAGAATCTCCACCCCGGCGAGGCCGCGCTCCTCGAGAAATACCTTTATCCCTCCGGTGTCCCCGGGATGGTTGAGGACCAGGACTCCGAAGACCTTTTCCGAATCGAAGAGGCGCGACAAGCCTTGGCGGCCGCCGAGAAGACCGATCGGAAAGCGATTCTCCGTGCCGGCCTGGTTCTCGCCGAGGCCCTGGAAAGGGCTGCGGATCTGCTTCAAAGGGAAGGGGCTCTATTGGCGGATTTTCCATCCCTTTCCTTCATGACCCCGATCGGCAGGGTGGTGATCGGCGGCACGGGGCCGGATATCCACGAGGGAGAGGCGGCCCTGGTCCTGGACCTGGGAGGAGACGACCTTTACCGGGGCCCGGTTGCCTCGGGCCGTGACGGAAAATGCTCGCTGGTCCTGGACCTGCGGGGAAATGATTCCTACATAGGCGGTGACCTTTCCCAGGGGGCGGGACTGCGGGGAATCGGCATCCTCTGGGATATGGGCGGAGACGATCTTTACAGCGCGGGACGGTGCTCCCAGGGAGCAGGCATTTTCGGAATCGGGCTGCTGCTTGACGGCGGCGGTTCGGATACCTACCTCGGAGAAAGTTTCACCCAGGCCGCATCCCTCTGGGGATGGGGAGGGCTTGCCGACCTCGGAGGAGAAGACGTCTACCTGTGCCGTAAGGCCGGACAGGCCTACGCCGAGGTTCTCGGCGTCTCCTGCCTGGCAGATCTTTCCGGAAACGACCGCTACCTGGCAGGCAGAAAAACACCCGACCGAAGGGAACCCGGCATGAACCAAAGCATGGCCCAGGGATTCGCCGTTGGGATGCGGAACCTCACCGGGGGAGGATTCGCCCTCCTGGCCGACGCCACGGGAAACGACCACTACCAATGCCAGTATTTCGGTCAGGGGGCCTCTTACTGGATGGGTGTGGGGGTGCTCTACGATGAACGGGGCAAGGACACCTATGTTGCAAGGCGATATGCCCAAGGGGCCGGGATTCATTATTCCCTTGGCATGCTCCTGGACGCGGATGGAGACGATCACACCGTCTCCTGGGCGGTCTCCCAGGGCTGCGGCCACGACTGCGGGGTGGGCCTCCTCATAAATGAGAGCGGGCAGGACACCTATTTTTCGGACTGGCTGTGCCTCGGGGCCTCTGAGGCCAACGGAATCGGCCTGTTCGTGGATAACGGGGGCGACGACGGATACGACAACAAGAGCGGAATGGGAGTGGGACATCTCACGAAATCAAGGCGGTCGGGAGGGCTTGGAATCTTCCTGGACGCCGGGGGCAAGGACAGGTACTCGTCCCCGGGCGGGAACGGCCGAACCTGGGGCTCTACCCCATGGGGCGTAGGAATCGACGGCGAGCAAAGGGTCTCCTCCAGTCCCCACCTGGCTCTCCCCGAGTCCCCGCCGAAAAAGCCCGAACCTGCGCGACTTGAAAAGGAGGAGGAGAAAGCGCGGCTGCTGAAACAGATGGACAGGGCGCAACAGGCCCCCCTTCCCGAAAAGGTGCAGAGGCTGCTGGCTGTGGCATCACATTGGGGCCATGAAAGAGAACTCCCGGTAGAGGCAAAGGAAGAACTACTCGAACTCCCGGGCCGGGAATCCTCCCCGGTCATGGTGAATCTACTGGATACACCCGACGTATTGAGTCTCCTTTTCATGGACCGCTTTTTCATGGTGCACGCCTTCCAGTCCCTTTCTTTTTTGAGAAAGAAACTGGAATCCGCCGGCCCCTTGCTTGCCTCCAGGATCCTTTTCCAGCTCGGAAGGCTCAGGGATTCCAAAGACGTTGCGAGCTGTTTGTCTTTCTTGGACCATCCTTCCTGGAAGGTGAGGGCGCAAGCCATACGGGCCCTGGGTCAGACCCTGGAGAAAAAACGCCTGAGAGACTTGCTCCCCATGCGGGAGGCCTTTATCAAGGCCCGGACCTGTAAGTCTCCGAAACCCATTGACACCTATCTCCTTAAGAAGGGAAATCCCGCCAAGGCCCTTTCCGTCTTGGCACGGGCCGTGCCCCTGGATTACCGCACTTACAAGCGCTTCGAAAAGGGGCCGGTCACGGGAGAGGGGAAAAAATATTACAGGGATTGTGCCGGCCTCCTCTTCCGTCATTCAGAAAGAGTGATCTCCACCCTTGAAAGCTGGATAGAGAGTATAGAGAATTCCGACCCGATCGGGAAGCGCATCGCCCATTACCTAGGTGACCCGGACCCCGCCATTAGAAAGGCGGCGGTTTACGCCCTGGGACAAATGGAGTACTCCCCCGCCCTTCCCGGGATCATCCATACCTTGTATGACACCGACAGGTGGGTGCGGGATGCGGCTGTCCTCTCACTTGCACGCTTCGGAGACAGTGCAGTCGATCTCCTCGCATCCGCTCTGAAAAAGTCATCTAGACCTTCTTCCCGGATCCTTTTACTCAGGGCCCTAGGAAGGATCAAAGGCCCCAGGGTGGAAGAAGCCATCCGACCCTATCTCGAGGATCCCCACCCAGGGGTGAGACGGGCCGCTGAAAGCGCCTTGGATAAGCAGGGACGTCAATGA